The window TGATTTCTAAATTGAAGAAGGAGATTTGTTGGGCACTTTGTAAAGCAGTGTCAATATTGATCCCTTGGTTGAACCATTCGACAGTCCCTTGGGTTCCTTGCACAGTTTTACCAAATAATCCTCCCGCAAGGACAAAACCTTGTTGTGGGTCAATTTTCCCTTGGATTTGTGTGCTGTCGTATGTGAACCGTAAATTGAGAGTCTCTTTGGTTTTAAAAATAAGTTGTGAGATGACCGTGAAGCGAGTGTTATTCGTAGTTGACCCAGTAGAACCGGTTGATCCAGGTGTTGTGCCTGTGGTTCCGGTTGACGCAGTTGCCGGAGTCGCTTGTCCACAGCTTGTTGTGATATCGCTATCGACCTCTCCTAAGAAGTAGAGCGATGGTTCCCCATCGGGAAAAATCGAGACTTCTGCTTTGTTTTCATTTTTGAGACCACAGCCCCAAAAAAAAGAAGAAAGGACCAAAAAAATGGAAATCAATCGGAGCATACCATCCAACCGTCCTAGGAATTCCTTATTGGGTCAAGAGGATTCAGAATTTCCTTGGGAAATTTGGTGGAAAATCTAAGATTGACAAATGCGGC of the Leptospira biflexa serovar Patoc strain 'Patoc 1 (Paris)' genome contains:
- a CDS encoding LIC10920 family plasminogen-binding lipoprotein, with protein sequence MLRLISIFLVLSSFFWGCGLKNENKAEVSIFPDGEPSLYFLGEVDSDITTSCGQATPATASTGTTGTTPGSTGSTGSTTNNTRFTVISQLIFKTKETLNLRFTYDSTQIQGKIDPQQGFVLAGGLFGKTVQGTQGTVEWFNQGINIDTALQSAQQISFFNLEITLNGTYSTSASSTTNILNSCNTLDGVNCTSGTSTTQCFTNDNRTCLVQNTTSDAKSVIIRGTLKCNAPNIVPQ